The sequence TGATAGTCGCAGCCCGTATTTTAACCCCAAGTCCGAACCAGATGTTTCATCCGACAACGAAGACGGCGCTCGCCCTcgaaagaaacaaaagacGGAGATGTCAAACGTTGTTGAATCAGACAACGAGAAAATCGCACATTCAAGCTCGTCGTTGACTATTCCTTCTACGTTAAACCCGCGCTCCCCCGTTGGAAGTTGCGTACGTTCCAAACAAAGAGCGATTCAGGCGACACTTGAATACTGGCAGACCGAAAAGGCCGTACAGCCTCCTACCGCTTCAGCTGAAGTTGGGAAGAAACGGGATGATCGTTTAGGCGATTGCTATAAAAATTTCGATGCAGAGGAATTTGTCAAGGGTGCGAGAATGGAGCGTATCAGCCGCGCATCGGTTCAAAATCCAAGGACGGAGCTGCTGCCTAAATCAAGTGTGAGGACGCGGTCAGCAATGAGAGCTGTAGAAATCCCAAAACAGATCGCGGTCTACGGCCAAGGAGCTGGAGATAGCATTGATCAGTCAAATGATGAGACCCGCAATTTGGATCTAAGGGAAAGTCCTGATGAACTCCAGGGTGAAAAAACGGTTAGGGATACGTGGCGAAGAAAGGCTACGGTTTCACCGAGCAACATCCGTCCAACCCATTTTTGGGCAATGCCTAAAAGTCGCAGGCGAGAAGATCTTAAAAGGAGGAGTGGGCATGAAAAGGCCTTTTGTATCAACTCATTCCGTTGCGGGGCAGATGTGGTTGACGGACCCTTACAGGGTGTGATTGATAAAGATGAAGTCAGGCTACTTTTGAAGACAACCTCAACCTCCACTCCTTTCAAATCGTACGACATCAAGAAAGCAATATCAGTTTACCATGATTTTCAAGATGACATTACAAAGTTGCGCCTCAAGCTCTCAAGGGCCGGGGATGCAGACAATGTCGTGGACATGACATTTCTGAGCGGCAAAGACTGTCGTTCCTTCTGTGATCTCATTCAAAAACTAGTGCCTGATATCAAAGAGCATGTCAAAACAAGGTGCCTATCTTCCTCCATCTGGATAATTGAAGACACAATAACTAATCTGGCCTAGTGAATGGATGAACAAGGTGTTCAGTCGCACAACTCCTACTAAGAGGGTTGGTGGGCCAAGCTTCGTTCTCAATAGCCAAAGCCCAATAGAGGCGTTGCCAGAAAGCAAAGATGCAGATTTGCAACCATCAAATCCCAAACGTACGAAATTGAGTGATGGCCTTTTAAATGGGAATGTAAATGAGATTACAGCGccaacaaaaaagaaactgtCTGAGGATGCTTCGATCCGGAAAACACAGACTTCCCGTGTGCTACCGGCTGATAGCCTTAGCCACTCTCACCCTCAAGCGAACAAAGGTATACCAATTCCTGTTAAAACGTGCAAACTACCCACTGTATATGCAACACGCTCGAAGACGCGGCAAGAGCATTTAGATATTGAAAGGTATGTTCTCCTAACTTCCCCGAAAAtttttaatcttctttatttttctaaCTTTCCATGTAGTGATAACGATAATCTCTCAGACTCGTCTCTGGATCGAGGCAAAGGAAAGAAGTGGAGCAAGTAAGTACCTTGAAATCAATAACTGAACATTATTAATTGAACTAGGCCGCTTGTGTATCCTAAAGTGGGCAAAAAGAGGGCAGAAGTTGAAGCTCACGATTTAGCGCGGTTGAGAGTTGGTGAATTTCTAAACGACAATCTCATAGAGATATACATTCGCTTCCTAGAGCATCATCTAGAGCGGCAACGCCCAGAAATCCTGAAACGGACGTATTTCTTTaactcttttttctttgcaaGCCTAACGAACACTCCCcgagggaaaaaaggaataaaTTATCAGGGAGTGGAAAAATGGACGCGATCCGCAGATATATTCAGCCGAGA is a genomic window of Coccidioides posadasii str. Silveira chromosome 3, complete sequence containing:
- a CDS encoding uncharacterized protein (EggNog:ENOG410PNYF~COG:O~MEROPS:MER0011024~BUSCO:1158at33183) codes for the protein MLKVGKDSVPDSSSDNHIRRRFSQFGELNDALRPGLSRASQSQERRGLPFGTRKRVSRLISDRDKKELAEERRLLGDYSNDPASVRIAIPGTSSSNKLKSTLTVKSFSSFKPTNTLSVRPNRTTSRPQSIDSRSPYFNPKSEPDVSSDNEDGARPRKKQKTEMSNVVESDNEKIAHSSSSLTIPSTLNPRSPVGSCVRSKQRAIQATLEYWQTEKAVQPPTASAEVGKKRDDRLGDCYKNFDAEEFVKGARMERISRASVQNPRTELLPKSSVRTRSAMRAVEIPKQIAVYGQGAGDSIDQSNDETRNLDLRESPDELQGEKTVRDTWRRKATVSPSNIRPTHFWAMPKSRRREDLKRRSGHEKAFCINSFRCGADVVDGPLQGVIDKDEVRLLLKTTSTSTPFKSYDIKKAISVYHDFQDDITKLRLKLSRAGDADNVVDMTFLSGKDCRSFCDLIQKLVPDIKEHVKTSEWMNKVFSRTTPTKRVGGPSFVLNSQSPIEALPESKDADLQPSNPKRTKLSDGLLNGNVNEITAPTKKKLSEDASIRKTQTSRVLPADSLSHSHPQANKGIPIPVKTCKLPTVYATRSKTRQEHLDIESDNDNLSDSSLDRGKGKKWSKPLVYPKVGKKRAEVEAHDLARLRVGEFLNDNLIEIYIRFLEHHLERQRPEILKRTYFFNSFFFASLTNTPRGKKGINYQGVEKWTRSADIFSRDFVVVPINESAHWYMAIICNLPTLFTPSPDIQGDAGETMTTGKANAKGQQSTFNPGLNEDREVTNNIPGSDGFEIDSSSQASAPESPKGVEYTDKDEWPEEDENQVSISSKHQAGIAPVPPPNEDGNPGGTMNKSKNKKKRGHKSRPSLPKHEPKQPIIITFDSLGCSRSPTIRALREYLEEEAKSKRFTDIDGKKIKGMTAQQIPLQPNFSDCGLYLLAYLEKFVQDPDTFVRKLLQREMDSKDDWPNLRSGVLRRRLRSFLHQLYDEERSEKRDGPLLVDYKPLNILLVDADSDRPDKKLQDVGSSTTPSPLRAAEVSPKLPAEGPLNPSIADSDKVKASNNQSRLSTLTQRSVSSEEKADKSKTSALLFSAVQERADSPDSLLDELEELVSKPPEPKTRQYKDVVEVPGTPPPEEENTETDRASNERILGRHLLSSPLTRSKKNC